The following are encoded in a window of Aromatoleum petrolei genomic DNA:
- the ftsB gene encoding cell division protein FtsB, which yields MRWPLVILVLLVGALQYPLWLGKGGWLRVWDVDRQLQEQREKNRELEQRNAGLEAEVRDLKSGNEAIEERARFELGLTKPGEVFVHTPRQKP from the coding sequence ATGCGCTGGCCTCTGGTCATCCTTGTCCTGCTGGTTGGAGCCCTCCAGTATCCGCTCTGGCTGGGCAAAGGCGGCTGGTTGCGGGTGTGGGATGTCGACCGGCAACTGCAGGAGCAGCGCGAGAAGAATCGCGAGCTGGAGCAGCGCAACGCGGGCCTGGAAGCCGAGGTCCGTGATCTCAAGTCCGGCAACGAGGCGATCGAGGAACGCGCACGTTTCGAGCTCGGGCTGACCAAGCCCGGCGAGGTTT